In one Chroicocephalus ridibundus chromosome Z, bChrRid1.1, whole genome shotgun sequence genomic region, the following are encoded:
- the ANXA1 gene encoding annexin A1 gives MAMVSEFLKQAWFMENQEQECIKSSKGGPGVQTYPNFDPSADVVALDRAITVKGVDEATIIDILTKRTNAQRQQIKAAYQQAKGKSLEEALKKVLKSHLEDVVVALLKTPAQFDAEELRASMKGLGTDEDTLIEILASRNNREIREASRYYKEVLKRDLTQDIVSDTSGDFQKALVALAKADRCEDSHVNDELADNDARALYEAGEKRKGTDINVFVTVLTARSYPHLRRVFQKYTKYSKHDMNKVLDLELKGDIENCLTALVKCATSKPAFFAEKLHLAMKGFGTRHKELIRIMVSRHEVDMNEIKGYYKKMYGISLRQAIMDELKGDYENILVALCGSDN, from the exons ATGGCTATGGTATCAGAATTTCTGAAGCAAGCATGGTTCATGGAAAATCAGGAGCAGGAATGTATT aaaAGCTCAAAAGGTGGCCCTGGAGTACAGACATACCCTAATTTTGATCCATCAGCTGATGTTGTTGCTTTGGACAGAGCTATTACTGTAAAGG GTGTGGATGAAGCCACCATCATTGACATCTTGACTAAAAGAACAAATGCTCAGCGTCAGCAGATCAAAGCAGCCTATCAGCAAGCTAAAGGAAAG AGTCTGGAAGAAGCCTtgaaaaaagttctgaaaagccACCTGGAAGATGTTGTTGTGGCTCTGCTCAAAACTCCAGCTCAGTTTGATGCTGAAGAATTAAGAGCCTCTATGAAG GGGCTTGGAACTGATGAAGATACCTTAATTGAGATTTTGGCCTCAAGGAACAACAGAGAGATCAGAGAAGCCAGCAGATACTACAAAGAAG tgctaaAGAGAGATCTGACACAAGACATTGTCTCTGACACATCTGGAGACTTTCAGAAGGCTTTAGTTGCCTTAGCGAAG GCTGACCGATGTGAAGATTCCCATGTGAATGATGAGCTTGCTGACAATGATGCCAGG GCCTTGTATGaagctggagaaaaaaggaaaggaacagataTTAATGTGTTTGTTACTGTTCTTACTGCAAGAAGCTATCCACATCTCCGAAGGG TCTTTCAGAAGTACACCAAATACAGCAAGCATGACATGAACAAGGTACTGGATTTGGAGCTGAAAGGTGATATTGAGAACTGCCTAACTGCCCTTG TGAAGTGTGCCACAAGCAAGCCAGCTTTCTTTGCTGAAAAACTCCACTTGGCCATGAAG ggCTTTGGGACAAGGCACAAAGAGCTCATTAGAATCATGGTTTCACGCCATGAAGTGGATATGAATGAGATCAAAGGCTACTACAAGAAGATGTATGGCATCTCTCTCCGCCAAGCCATTATG GATGAACTCAAAGGGGATTATGAAAACATCCTGGTGGCTTTATGTGGAAGTGATAACTAA